Genomic segment of Zingiber officinale cultivar Zhangliang chromosome 11B, Zo_v1.1, whole genome shotgun sequence:
ATTACCATGCTTCAGTGTACATATGATTGATGGTGAAATCAATGTCATCCAATATTCTTTTCTTTGAAATTGAAACAGTTTTTAGACCGGGAAGGAATTAGCTTTTGCTGCCGAACGACATATGATGACAATGCTATCACCAATGCTTTGGAGATTTATGAAAGTTCGAGGTAATATGCATTACTGTCACTAACTTTCTTGCGTGTATTTTTTTTCCTGACTGTATTATGACACATCCAGTGGGGCTGTTTGTTTCATGTCTTCAAATAATGACTGTGGAGTACGAGACTTTGATATGGAGAAATTTCAGCTTTGCAAGCATTTTCGCTTTCCATGGCCCGTGAATGTAAGACAAATAATTTGTAAAATTATCCAGAATGGGTTAAACCAAATTCCTAGTAATATTAATGCACGTACCTTATTACTTCAGCCAGCAGTGAAGggaatcttttaattttttttttgttccatGTTTGAATTTTGTGTTAGTTATTTTGTTTGTGTTGCATGCTAACATTTGGATTGTTAATATAACTGACggtgtcatttttttttttttttgcagcatACATCACGTAGTCCTGATGGAAAAGTTCTTGTCATTGTGGGAGATGATCCTAACAGCATGTTGGTTGATGCTCATACGGGAAAGGTTTGTAGTATTCAAATGCTAATAATGTTAGGAGTAAAACATTAGTACAATGGTCTTAAGAGATCCAATTAGAGAATAAATACACTATGATTCTGAtttatctttaagttttaaagtAGTAAATGGAAAATTTGTTAAAGTTTAGTGACTTATCAACACTCCACCATAGTGGTTTAAATGCTGCGTGGTTTGGCTTTCGAAACTTGAAATCTAGCTCGAATAACAACTTTTGCAACTCTGGTTATTGCAGACTGTCCATACCTTGCAAGGTCATCTGGATTTCTCATTTGCATCGTCATGGAATCCTGATGGCCAAACGTTTGCCACCGGTAACCAGGACAAAACGTGCCGGATTTGGGACATCAGGAATCTATCAAAATCTGTTGCCGTATTGAGAGGCAATCTTGGCGCTATCAGATCGGTTCGCTTTTCATCTGATGGTCAATTTTTGGCAATGGCAGAACCTGCTGATTTTGTTCATATCTACGACGTGGGAAGTGGGTACAACAAGCGACAGGAGCTGGACTTCTTTGGTGAAATCTCAGGCATGTCATTCAGTCCCGACACAGAAGTGCTATTTGTTGGGGTATGGGATAGGACTTATGGTAGCCTACTACAATACGGCCGGGGACGAAACTACACTTACAATGCTCTTCCCTCAGGATCGGAGAGTGCTGCTGATGCAAGCTCCACCGCAACAATTTGATACTTAcctttcttgttcttttcttttctggaATTGTAATTTCCCTTTGTTGGTTAAACTGGAAAAGGGTATAGAGTCTGCTACCTCGCACTGTTATTCCAAATGTATGAAGTCTTCGAGGGTTTAGACAAATGGAGCCATGCCTACGAAGCTTTAAGCTTATTAGGTAACAGTACCTCGCTTATAACAGCAGTGAGATATTGATTCTGAGTTAAATAAGCTTGTTGCTCTTTAGAAAAATACACATATTCATGTAAATGGTTCTTTTTTACTTTGTAAATCTTGCATTTTCTTAGCAGCTACAACACACTGATAGAATTGCGATACATCACTAATATAGGCAGTGAAATATTGATTCTGAGTTAAATAAGCTTATTGCTCTTTAGAAAAATACACAAATTCATGTAAATGGTTCTTTTTTTACTTTGTAAATCTTGCATTTTCTTAGCAGCTACAACATACTGATAGAATTGTGATACATCCCTAATGAACAAAAAGATGCTTATACAGTAGGTTCTAGTTATcattaatttctaaaagaatattaaaatcaaaataatagcTAACAAAGTGCTGATATGAATCCATCACAAGACTATTATTCTTACTTGTCAATAATAATCACAGTATTAATATCATTAATAATATAGATTAATTATGGATGTGTAATATCAGAATAACGAAATGTGATATATAAGTGTTCATTTTTAATAAGTCCTCTTTATGATCTAAATTGGGTTTAAATCATATTTACTAAAAATGTTATGTTAAATTACAATGGTAAATCACGATTTAACTTTATGACTCTAAATGGAGTGCACATCATATTTACAACCAAATGTAAAATCGCCAGTAAATATGATATTCATATGTTAGAAAAAGTTAAAGCCATATACACATAAAAAATCTATAGTATATACAACAAAATTAAAGTCAAATATggtatttccatctgcctagtttcactcactaggactttccatctgtctgacttcactcactaggattttccatctgcttggcttcactcaccaggactttcatctagcttcactcactagaattttccatctgcctgactttatcaccaggactttcatctagcttcactcactagaattttcacactgtctggcttcactcaccaggactttcacctacctagcttcactcactaggtctttcacttggcttcattcaccaagatttcccaactgcctagattcactcactaagtctttcacctgacttcactcaccaggact
This window contains:
- the LOC122034350 gene encoding uncharacterized WD repeat-containing protein C2A9.03-like, whose amino-acid sequence is MPRYHLDDMDEMAEDYEMGDVEDDMYEEFQGRAMGYSDSDDEEYDPLNGRANDISSAQARKGKDIQGIPWSTLSITRERYRQTRLEQYKNYENVPNSGEESEKECKPTEKGGMYYEFQRNTRSVKSTILHFQLRNLVWATSKHDVYLMSHYSVLHWSALNGEKYEVINVSGHIAPCEKHPGSLLEGFSQTQVSTLAVKDNLLVAGGFQGELICKFLDREGISFCCRTTYDDNAITNALEIYESSSGAVCFMSSNNDCGVRDFDMEKFQLCKHFRFPWPVNHTSRSPDGKVLVIVGDDPNSMLVDAHTGKTVHTLQGHLDFSFASSWNPDGQTFATGNQDKTCRIWDIRNLSKSVAVLRGNLGAIRSVRFSSDGQFLAMAEPADFVHIYDVGSGYNKRQELDFFGEISGMSFSPDTEVLFVGVWDRTYGSLLQYGRGRNYTYNALPSGSESAADASSTATI